The Canis aureus isolate CA01 chromosome 11, VMU_Caureus_v.1.0, whole genome shotgun sequence genome has a segment encoding these proteins:
- the DYRK2 gene encoding dual specificity tyrosine-phosphorylation-regulated kinase 2 isoform X1, with translation MLTRKPSAAAPAAYPTGRGGDSAVRQLQASPGLGAGAPRSGVGTGPPSPIALPPLRAGNAAAAAHTLGGSKHTMNDHLHVGSHSHGQIQVQQLFEDNSNKRTVLTTQPNGLTTVGKAGLPVVPERQLESIHRRQGSSTSLKSMEGMGKVKATPMTPEQAMKQYMQKLTTFEHHEIFSYPEIYFLGPNAKKRQGMTGGPNNGGYDDDQGSYVQVPHDHVAYRYEVLKVIGKGSFGQVVKAYDHKVHQHVALKMVRNEKRFHRQAAEEIRILEHLRKQDKDNTMNVIHMLENFTFRNHICMTFELLSMNLYELIKKNKFQGFSLPLVRKFAHSILQCLDALHKNRIIHCDLKPENILLKQQGRSGIKVIDFGSSCYEHQRVYTYIQSRFYRAPEVILGARYGMPIDMWSLGCILAELLTGYPLLPGEDEGDQLACMIELLGMPSQKLLDASKRAKNFVSSKGYPRYCTVTTLSDGSVVLNGGRSRRGKLRGPPESREWGNALKGCDDPLFLDFLKQCLEWDPAVRMTPGQALRHPWLRRRLPKPPTGEKTSVKRITESTGAITSISKLPPPSSSASKLRTNLAQMTDANGNIQQRTVLPKLVS, from the exons ATGTTAACCAGGAAACCTTCggccgccgctcccgccgcctACCCGACCG GCCGAGGAGGGGACAGCGCCGTGCGACAGCTGCAGGCCTCCCCGGGGCTCGGTGCGGGGGCCCCCCGGAGCGGAGTGGGGACCGGCCCGCCCTCCCCGATCGCCCTGCCGCCTCTCCGGGCCGGCAACGCTGCGGCCGCGGCGCACACG CTTGGCGGCAGTAAGCACACAATGAATGATCACTTACACGTCGGCAGCCACAGCCACGGACAGATCCAGGTTCAGCAGCTGTTTGAGGATAATAGTAACAAGCGGACAGTGCTCACGACACAACCAAATGGGCTTACAACAGTGGGTAAAGCGGGATTGCCGGTGGTGCCCGAGCGGCAGCTGGAGAGCATCCACAGACGGCAGGGGAGCTCCACGTCTCTGAAGTCTATGGAAGGCATGGGGAAGGTGAAAGCCACCCCCATGACACCCGAACAAGCAATGAAGCAATACATGCAAAAACTAACCACCTTTGAACACCACGAGATTTTCAGCTACCCTGAAATATATTTCTTGGGTCCAAATGCAAAGAAGCGCCAGGGCATGACAGGTGGGCCCAACAACGGGGGCTACGACGATGACCAGGGATCCTACGTGCAGGTGCCCCACGATCACGTGGCTTACAGGTACGAGGTCCTCAAGGTCATTGGGAAGGGCAGCTTTGGGCAGGTGGTCAAGGCCTACGACCACAAAGTCCACCAGCACGTGGCCCTGAAGATGGTGCGGAATGAGAAGCGGTTCCACCGGCAGGCAGCGGAGGAGATCCGGATCCTGGAGCACCTGCGGAAGCAGGACAAGGACAACACCATGAACGTCATCCACATGCTGGAGAACTTCACCTTCCGGAACCACATCTGCATGACGTTCGAGCTGCTGAGCATGAACCTCTACGAGCTCATCAAGAAGAATAAGTTCCAGGGCTTCAGCCTGCCTTTGGTTCGCAAGTTTGCCCACTCCATTCTGCAGTGCTTGGATGCTTTGCACAAGAACAGAATAATTCACTGTGACCTTAAGCCCGAGAACATTTTATTAAAGCAGCAGGGTAGAAGTGGTATTAAAGTGATCGATTTTGGCTCCAGTTGTTACGAGCATCAGCGCGTCTACACGTACATTCAGTCCCGTTTCTACCGGGCTCCGGAAGTGATCCTGGGCGCCAGGTACGGCATGCCCATCGATATGTGGAGCCTGGGTTGCATTTTAGCCGAGCTCCTGACTGGTTACCCGCTCTTGCCTGGGGAAGACGAAGGGGACCAGCTGGCTTGTATGATTGAACTATTGGGCATGCCCTCCCAGAAACTGCTGGATGCATCCAAACGAGCCAAAAATTTTGTGAGCTCCAAGGGTTATCCCCGTTACTGCACTGTCACGACACTCTCAGACGGCTCTGTGGTTCTCAACGGAGGCCGTTCCCGGAGGGGGAAACTGAGGGGCCCACCAGAGAGCCGGGAGTGGGGGAATGCACTGAAGGGGTGTGACGATCCCCTTTTCCTGGACTTCTTAAAACAGTGTTTAGAATGGGATCCTGCGGTTCGCATGACCCCTGGCCAGGCTTTACGGCATCCCTGGCTGCGGAGGCGGCTGCCAAAGCCTCCGACAGGGGAGAAGACGTCCGTGAAAAGGATAACCGAGAGCACTGGTGCTATCACATCCATTTCCAAGTTACCTCCACCTTCCAGCTCAGCTTCCAAACTGAGGACTAATTTGGCACAGATGACAGATGCCAATGGGAATATTCAGCAGAGGACAGTGTTGCCAAAACTTGTCAGCTGA
- the DYRK2 gene encoding dual specificity tyrosine-phosphorylation-regulated kinase 2 isoform X2, with product MYLFSARRDRPWKLGGSKHTMNDHLHVGSHSHGQIQVQQLFEDNSNKRTVLTTQPNGLTTVGKAGLPVVPERQLESIHRRQGSSTSLKSMEGMGKVKATPMTPEQAMKQYMQKLTTFEHHEIFSYPEIYFLGPNAKKRQGMTGGPNNGGYDDDQGSYVQVPHDHVAYRYEVLKVIGKGSFGQVVKAYDHKVHQHVALKMVRNEKRFHRQAAEEIRILEHLRKQDKDNTMNVIHMLENFTFRNHICMTFELLSMNLYELIKKNKFQGFSLPLVRKFAHSILQCLDALHKNRIIHCDLKPENILLKQQGRSGIKVIDFGSSCYEHQRVYTYIQSRFYRAPEVILGARYGMPIDMWSLGCILAELLTGYPLLPGEDEGDQLACMIELLGMPSQKLLDASKRAKNFVSSKGYPRYCTVTTLSDGSVVLNGGRSRRGKLRGPPESREWGNALKGCDDPLFLDFLKQCLEWDPAVRMTPGQALRHPWLRRRLPKPPTGEKTSVKRITESTGAITSISKLPPPSSSASKLRTNLAQMTDANGNIQQRTVLPKLVS from the exons ATGTACCTCTTCTCAGCTCGCAGAGATCGCCCTTGGAAG CTTGGCGGCAGTAAGCACACAATGAATGATCACTTACACGTCGGCAGCCACAGCCACGGACAGATCCAGGTTCAGCAGCTGTTTGAGGATAATAGTAACAAGCGGACAGTGCTCACGACACAACCAAATGGGCTTACAACAGTGGGTAAAGCGGGATTGCCGGTGGTGCCCGAGCGGCAGCTGGAGAGCATCCACAGACGGCAGGGGAGCTCCACGTCTCTGAAGTCTATGGAAGGCATGGGGAAGGTGAAAGCCACCCCCATGACACCCGAACAAGCAATGAAGCAATACATGCAAAAACTAACCACCTTTGAACACCACGAGATTTTCAGCTACCCTGAAATATATTTCTTGGGTCCAAATGCAAAGAAGCGCCAGGGCATGACAGGTGGGCCCAACAACGGGGGCTACGACGATGACCAGGGATCCTACGTGCAGGTGCCCCACGATCACGTGGCTTACAGGTACGAGGTCCTCAAGGTCATTGGGAAGGGCAGCTTTGGGCAGGTGGTCAAGGCCTACGACCACAAAGTCCACCAGCACGTGGCCCTGAAGATGGTGCGGAATGAGAAGCGGTTCCACCGGCAGGCAGCGGAGGAGATCCGGATCCTGGAGCACCTGCGGAAGCAGGACAAGGACAACACCATGAACGTCATCCACATGCTGGAGAACTTCACCTTCCGGAACCACATCTGCATGACGTTCGAGCTGCTGAGCATGAACCTCTACGAGCTCATCAAGAAGAATAAGTTCCAGGGCTTCAGCCTGCCTTTGGTTCGCAAGTTTGCCCACTCCATTCTGCAGTGCTTGGATGCTTTGCACAAGAACAGAATAATTCACTGTGACCTTAAGCCCGAGAACATTTTATTAAAGCAGCAGGGTAGAAGTGGTATTAAAGTGATCGATTTTGGCTCCAGTTGTTACGAGCATCAGCGCGTCTACACGTACATTCAGTCCCGTTTCTACCGGGCTCCGGAAGTGATCCTGGGCGCCAGGTACGGCATGCCCATCGATATGTGGAGCCTGGGTTGCATTTTAGCCGAGCTCCTGACTGGTTACCCGCTCTTGCCTGGGGAAGACGAAGGGGACCAGCTGGCTTGTATGATTGAACTATTGGGCATGCCCTCCCAGAAACTGCTGGATGCATCCAAACGAGCCAAAAATTTTGTGAGCTCCAAGGGTTATCCCCGTTACTGCACTGTCACGACACTCTCAGACGGCTCTGTGGTTCTCAACGGAGGCCGTTCCCGGAGGGGGAAACTGAGGGGCCCACCAGAGAGCCGGGAGTGGGGGAATGCACTGAAGGGGTGTGACGATCCCCTTTTCCTGGACTTCTTAAAACAGTGTTTAGAATGGGATCCTGCGGTTCGCATGACCCCTGGCCAGGCTTTACGGCATCCCTGGCTGCGGAGGCGGCTGCCAAAGCCTCCGACAGGGGAGAAGACGTCCGTGAAAAGGATAACCGAGAGCACTGGTGCTATCACATCCATTTCCAAGTTACCTCCACCTTCCAGCTCAGCTTCCAAACTGAGGACTAATTTGGCACAGATGACAGATGCCAATGGGAATATTCAGCAGAGGACAGTGTTGCCAAAACTTGTCAGCTGA
- the DYRK2 gene encoding dual specificity tyrosine-phosphorylation-regulated kinase 2 isoform X3, protein MNDHLHVGSHSHGQIQVQQLFEDNSNKRTVLTTQPNGLTTVGKAGLPVVPERQLESIHRRQGSSTSLKSMEGMGKVKATPMTPEQAMKQYMQKLTTFEHHEIFSYPEIYFLGPNAKKRQGMTGGPNNGGYDDDQGSYVQVPHDHVAYRYEVLKVIGKGSFGQVVKAYDHKVHQHVALKMVRNEKRFHRQAAEEIRILEHLRKQDKDNTMNVIHMLENFTFRNHICMTFELLSMNLYELIKKNKFQGFSLPLVRKFAHSILQCLDALHKNRIIHCDLKPENILLKQQGRSGIKVIDFGSSCYEHQRVYTYIQSRFYRAPEVILGARYGMPIDMWSLGCILAELLTGYPLLPGEDEGDQLACMIELLGMPSQKLLDASKRAKNFVSSKGYPRYCTVTTLSDGSVVLNGGRSRRGKLRGPPESREWGNALKGCDDPLFLDFLKQCLEWDPAVRMTPGQALRHPWLRRRLPKPPTGEKTSVKRITESTGAITSISKLPPPSSSASKLRTNLAQMTDANGNIQQRTVLPKLVS, encoded by the coding sequence ATGAATGATCACTTACACGTCGGCAGCCACAGCCACGGACAGATCCAGGTTCAGCAGCTGTTTGAGGATAATAGTAACAAGCGGACAGTGCTCACGACACAACCAAATGGGCTTACAACAGTGGGTAAAGCGGGATTGCCGGTGGTGCCCGAGCGGCAGCTGGAGAGCATCCACAGACGGCAGGGGAGCTCCACGTCTCTGAAGTCTATGGAAGGCATGGGGAAGGTGAAAGCCACCCCCATGACACCCGAACAAGCAATGAAGCAATACATGCAAAAACTAACCACCTTTGAACACCACGAGATTTTCAGCTACCCTGAAATATATTTCTTGGGTCCAAATGCAAAGAAGCGCCAGGGCATGACAGGTGGGCCCAACAACGGGGGCTACGACGATGACCAGGGATCCTACGTGCAGGTGCCCCACGATCACGTGGCTTACAGGTACGAGGTCCTCAAGGTCATTGGGAAGGGCAGCTTTGGGCAGGTGGTCAAGGCCTACGACCACAAAGTCCACCAGCACGTGGCCCTGAAGATGGTGCGGAATGAGAAGCGGTTCCACCGGCAGGCAGCGGAGGAGATCCGGATCCTGGAGCACCTGCGGAAGCAGGACAAGGACAACACCATGAACGTCATCCACATGCTGGAGAACTTCACCTTCCGGAACCACATCTGCATGACGTTCGAGCTGCTGAGCATGAACCTCTACGAGCTCATCAAGAAGAATAAGTTCCAGGGCTTCAGCCTGCCTTTGGTTCGCAAGTTTGCCCACTCCATTCTGCAGTGCTTGGATGCTTTGCACAAGAACAGAATAATTCACTGTGACCTTAAGCCCGAGAACATTTTATTAAAGCAGCAGGGTAGAAGTGGTATTAAAGTGATCGATTTTGGCTCCAGTTGTTACGAGCATCAGCGCGTCTACACGTACATTCAGTCCCGTTTCTACCGGGCTCCGGAAGTGATCCTGGGCGCCAGGTACGGCATGCCCATCGATATGTGGAGCCTGGGTTGCATTTTAGCCGAGCTCCTGACTGGTTACCCGCTCTTGCCTGGGGAAGACGAAGGGGACCAGCTGGCTTGTATGATTGAACTATTGGGCATGCCCTCCCAGAAACTGCTGGATGCATCCAAACGAGCCAAAAATTTTGTGAGCTCCAAGGGTTATCCCCGTTACTGCACTGTCACGACACTCTCAGACGGCTCTGTGGTTCTCAACGGAGGCCGTTCCCGGAGGGGGAAACTGAGGGGCCCACCAGAGAGCCGGGAGTGGGGGAATGCACTGAAGGGGTGTGACGATCCCCTTTTCCTGGACTTCTTAAAACAGTGTTTAGAATGGGATCCTGCGGTTCGCATGACCCCTGGCCAGGCTTTACGGCATCCCTGGCTGCGGAGGCGGCTGCCAAAGCCTCCGACAGGGGAGAAGACGTCCGTGAAAAGGATAACCGAGAGCACTGGTGCTATCACATCCATTTCCAAGTTACCTCCACCTTCCAGCTCAGCTTCCAAACTGAGGACTAATTTGGCACAGATGACAGATGCCAATGGGAATATTCAGCAGAGGACAGTGTTGCCAAAACTTGTCAGCTGA